The nucleotide sequence TTTCATCAAGTCCCATCCAGTGATCGAGAGAAGGTGTCTCTAGTTGACGAATCAAATCCATCTGGTCAATGTCATGCGGGGTAATCCAAGGAGCCAGCAACGCTGGAATTACAAAAAAGCTGAGGAGGATTAGAGAATACAGGCGAATGCGGCCTAGTGGACGACTCATGAGAGGCGAATACGAGGATCTAAATAAGCATATAGTAAATCAATCACTAGATTTACCATGACGTAGCTTCCGGCAATGAACAGCACACAACCCTGAACTAGTGGATAGTTTCTACTGTTGATTGCAGAGATCAACAAGTTGCCTAGACCAGGCCAGTCAAAGATAGCTTCGGTGATAATTGCCCCGCTTAATAATACCCCGACTTGTAGGCCAATCACGGTGACGATTGGAATAAGGGCATTTCGGAGCGCATGTCGAAACAGAATCTGTAATTCTGAAATCCCTTTTGATCTGGCGGTACGGATGTATTCAGCCTGAAGAGTTTCTACTACCGAAGAACGAGTGATCCGGGCCAGAATAGAAGCCAATGAAGTTCCAAGGGTCAATGCTGGAAGAATGAGATGTTCCAAACCACCTCTCTCATTGACTGGTAAAAGGTCGAAATGGATTGAGAACAGCAGGATCAACATTGGCCCAAGCCAAAAATTTGGAATGGAGACACCCAGCAAAGAGAAAATCATTGCTCCCTGATCGATCCAAGTGCCTTTGTTGACCGCAGCAATCAGTCCAAGTGGCATTGCCACAAGAATCGTCACGACCATGGCACCAAACATCAGTTCCATGGTTGCTGGGACGCGTTCCATGATTTCCTCAAATACTGGCTTCTTGCTAAAAAGAGAAGTCCCCCAGTCTCCCTGTAAGAGGTCACCAAAGTATCTAATGTACTGAATAATCAAGGGGTCGTTGAGGCCCAGTTGGTCTCTAAGAGTTTCTCGATCAGTACCTAGGGCAGAATCCCCCAGCATCAAGTCAATAGGATCCCCAGGTATGAAATGTAGAAGCAGAAAGACGAGGGTTGCGACTCCCCACAGAACTGGAATCAATAGCAGGAGTCGACGCAGCAGGAAATTTCCCAAGGCTCAGTATTCCTTGGAGGACGCCGGTTGCTGCTTGGATTTTGAGGAAGAAGAGTCCTTCATGGTCTCATGTTGATTTGAAGTTGATTGATTGGCCTGGTTCAACATAGACCCCATATTTTCCATCATGGAGTCCATGAAATTCTTGCTAAACTGCAGAGTTGGCCCCATAAGTTCGCTCACCACATCTTTGTCAACCTGCCCATCCTTTAGGTTTTGCTGAAATTGCTTCAGAAAGAGCCCTTGAACGTCTTGAATGTCTGGGAGGCCAAAGACCTCGCGAATCTCTTGTGGAGTTGCCTCAATGGAGATGTTGATTTTCATATTTCCTTGCCATTAATGGACAAACATCCAGGGAGCTTGTTTCTGGTAACTTGCCTCAAAATTCTCAATCTCTGACTGGAATTGTAATGTCCATCCAATATCATCCAGTCCGTTTAGTAGCCGATGTTTGACAAATGGATCGATTTCAAAACTAAATTCCAATTCTTTTGGGCTCTGGACTTTTTGGGTGGGTAGATCAACTGTCAGTTCACAGCCAAAATTTTCTTCAATTTCTGTGAAAAGCTGCTGTACAGAATCCTCTGGCAGAGCTACGAGTAAAATACCGTTTTTAGCGCAGTTATTATAGAAGATATCCGCAAAACTCGGAGCAATAATGCTTTGGAAACCATAATCGAGAAGAGCCCAAGGAGCATGCTCTCGGCTGGAGCCACAGCCAAAGTTGTCTCCTGAAACTAAGATTTGAGCACCCTGATAACGGGACTGATTTAGGATGAAGTCAGGATTTAGATTTTGCCCAGCATCGTCAAGAAAGCGCCAGTCATGGAAAAGGTGAATTCCAAAGCCAGTCCGTTCAGTTTTCTTCAAAAATTGCTTCGGAATGATTTGATCAGTATCAACATTGACCTGATCCAACTTAGCTGCTGTCGCAGTGAGTGTTTGAAAAGGTTGCATTCTTATTCCAGTAGGGTCAGTTAAAGAGTTCGTGGATCTGTAAAGTGTCCTGTGATTGCGGCGGCAGCTGCCATGACGGGACTTACCAAGTGGGTA is from SAR324 cluster bacterium and encodes:
- a CDS encoding ABC transporter permease, translating into MGNFLLRRLLLLIPVLWGVATLVFLLLHFIPGDPIDLMLGDSALGTDRETLRDQLGLNDPLIIQYIRYFGDLLQGDWGTSLFSKKPVFEEIMERVPATMELMFGAMVVTILVAMPLGLIAAVNKGTWIDQGAMIFSLLGVSIPNFWLGPMLILLFSIHFDLLPVNERGGLEHLILPALTLGTSLASILARITRSSVVETLQAEYIRTARSKGISELQILFRHALRNALIPIVTVIGLQVGVLLSGAIITEAIFDWPGLGNLLISAINSRNYPLVQGCVLFIAGSYVMVNLVIDLLYAYLDPRIRLS
- the leuD gene encoding 3-isopropylmalate dehydratase small subunit, producing the protein MQPFQTLTATAAKLDQVNVDTDQIIPKQFLKKTERTGFGIHLFHDWRFLDDAGQNLNPDFILNQSRYQGAQILVSGDNFGCGSSREHAPWALLDYGFQSIIAPSFADIFYNNCAKNGILLVALPEDSVQQLFTEIEENFGCELTVDLPTQKVQSPKELEFSFEIDPFVKHRLLNGLDDIGWTLQFQSEIENFEASYQKQAPWMFVH